One genomic segment of Argopecten irradians isolate NY unplaced genomic scaffold, Ai_NY scaffold_0158, whole genome shotgun sequence includes these proteins:
- the LOC138311927 gene encoding uncharacterized protein has protein sequence MGTGRHESHNVSLGFSRADGSAPDTARAAVLYGNNVPISGQADSREFVPYKEKRTLPGTSADVSEFVCVAAHGPFDDRFARQNRYGPPPEFPLASSYSGIVHHLSGPNVYALAPPLRRCGRDGPVVRLPATGRILPRQTGGCLHFHCAFGFRKTP, from the exons ATGGGTACGGGCCGGCACGAAAGTCACAATGTCTCCCTCGGATTTTCAAGGGCCGACGGAAGTGCACCGGACACTGCAAGAGCCGCAGTGCTTTACGGGAACAACGTCCCTATCTCCGGGCAAGCCGATTCCAGGGAGTTCGTCCCTTACAAGGAAAAGAGAACTCTTCCCGGGACTTCCGCCGACGTCTCCGAGTTCGTTTGCGTTGCCGCACATGGCCC GTTTGACGATCGATTTGCACGTCAGAATCGCTACGGACCTCCACCAGAGTTTCCTCTGGCTTCGTCCTACTCAGGCATAGTTCACCATCTTTCGGGTCCCAACGTGTACGCTCTTGCTCCGCCTCTCCGACGATGCGGACGAGACGGGCCGGTAGTGCGCCTCCCCGCTACAGGGAGGATCCTACCTAGGCAAACCGGAGGCTGCCTTCACTTTCATTGTGCCTTTGGGTTTCGTAAGACCCCATGA